One stretch of Kwoniella pini CBS 10737 chromosome 3, complete sequence DNA includes these proteins:
- a CDS encoding 60S ribosomal protein uL23, with translation MAPSNKAAAKPQDAKAKSAKKAALKGTSSGSVRKVRTSVSFHRPKTLRLPRAPRYPRKSIPHLPRMDQFRTIQHPLNTESAMKKIEEHNTLVFIVDLKANKRNIKDAVKKLYDVDAAKVNTLIRPDGKKKAYVRLTADFDALEVANKIGFI, from the exons ATGGCTCCTTCCAACAAGG CCGCTGCTAAACCCCAAGATGCCAAAGCCAAATCGGCTAAGAAGGCTGCCCTTAAAGGTActtcttctggatcagTACGAAAAGTCAGAACTTCTGTATCTTTCCACCGACCAAAGACTTTGAGATTACCTAGAGCTCCTAGATACCCAAGAAAATCTATTCCTCATTTACCTCGAATGGATCAATTCCGAACTATTCAACATCCTCTTAACACCGAATCAGCTATGaagaaaattgaagaaCACAACACTCTTGTTTtcattgttgatttgaaagcCAACAAAAGAAACATCAAAGATGCCGTTAAGAAGTTGTACGATGTCGATGCTGCTAAGGTTAACACCCTTATTAG ACCCGACGGTAAGAAGAAGGCTTACGTTAGATTGACTGCCGATTTCGATGCTCTCGAAGTTGCCAACAAG ATCGGTTTCATTTAA